From Zingiber officinale cultivar Zhangliang chromosome 5B, Zo_v1.1, whole genome shotgun sequence, the proteins below share one genomic window:
- the LOC121987114 gene encoding NAC transcription factor NAM-B2-like, with amino-acid sequence MQSTDSASGDAVKPPLLPPSSIPPPHPRLPPGFRFHPTDEELVVHYLKKKAASAPLPVAIITEVDLYKFDPWELPGKTSFGEQDWYFFSPRDRKYPNGGRPNQAATSGYWKATGTDKPILTSDRSQVKVGVKKALVFYRGKPPKGVKTNWIMHEYRLVDDHYRHRSSGPPHVANKKRGGSLRVEPLDDWVLCRIYKKSNTGGIGDRPSSKDGGAGAASGGQMEELRPAPTNYNALMANDETFFEGLLAAEVGLAANPITHLAAAPRTKLNLTFPLRHPFFSPPLEHRLPRHPRRRR; translated from the exons ATGCAGAGCACCGACTCCGCCTCCGGCGACGCCGTGAAACCACCGCTGCTGCCACCGTCGTCAATTCCGCCGCCGCATCCTCGTCTGCCCCCGGGTTTCCGCTTCCACCCCACAGACGAGGAGCTCGTCGTCCACTATCTCAAGAAGAAGGCTGCCTCCGCCCCCCTCCCCGTCGCCATCATCACCGAGGTTGATCTCTATAAGTTCGATCCCTGGGAGCTCCCAG GAAAGACCAGTTTTGGGGAGCAAGATTGGTACTTCTTTAGCCCTAGGGACCGGAAGTATCCCAACGGCGGGCGGCCGAACCAGGCGGCGACGTCCGGATACTGGAAGGCCACCGGCACCGACAAACCGATACTGACCTCGGACCGGAGCCAGGTCAAGGTTGGCGTCAAGAAGGCCCTCGTCTTCTACCGCGGCAAGCCGCCGAAGGGCGTCAAGACCAACTGGATCATGCACGAGTACCGTCTCGTCGACGACCACTACCGCCACAGGAGCAGCGGACCTCCCCATGTCGCCAACAAGAAGAGGGGCGGATCGCTCCGGGTAGAACCC CTGGATGATTGGGTTTTGTGCCGCATCTACAAGAAGAGCAACACCGGCGGCATCGGCGATAGGCCCTCTTCTAAGGACGGCGGCGCGGGTGCCGCGTCGGGCGGGCAGATGGAAGAGCTCCGACCGGCGCCGACTAACTACAACGCCCTGATGGCGAACGACGAGACTTTCTTCGAGGGGCTTCTCGCCGCCGAGGTCGGCCTGGCCGCCAACCCGATCACCCACCTCGCCGCCGCGCCGCGAACCAAGCTCAACCTCACCTTCCCCTTGCGGCACCCCTTTTTCTCCCCCCCACTGGAACACCGCCTCCCCCGTCATCCCCGCCGCCGCCGATGA
- the LOC121987924 gene encoding GDP-L-galactose phosphorylase 1-like, producing MPFPVERAPTQRVPIAKGLLCHGGVKISLLLNYPVRGLVYEGGTSLKDLSDVVSKSCKCLQENNIPFNVLISDSGWRIFLFPQCYAEKQALGEVSEEILETQVNPAVWEISGHMVLKRKKDFEEATEQYAWRLLAEVSLSEARFKEVEDYIFGALGLEESTKEKIKLEEKKETSFQSLAPIDRATCNLAEGCLVLQ from the exons aTGCCTTTTCCTGTGGAGAGAGCTCCTACTCAAAGAGTTCCAATTGCTAAAGGTCTGCTGTGCCATGGTGGAGTGAAGATCTCACTATTGCTGAACTATCCAGTGAGGGGCCTTGTTTACGAGGGAGGAACTAGTTTGAAAGACTTATCTGATGTAGTTTCCAAGTCTTGCAAGTGTCTTCAAGAGAACAATATCCCATTTAATGTTCTTATTTCTGATTCAGGCTGGAGGATCTTTCTCTTTCCCCAG TGTTATGCCGAAAAACAAGCCTTGGGCGAAGTGAGTGAGGAGATCCTAGAGACTCAAGTGAACCCTGCTGTGTGGGAGATCAGTGGGCATATGGTGCTGAAGCGCAAGAAAGACTTCGAAGAGGCAACAGAGCAATATGCTTGGAGGCTATTAGCTGAGGTCTCTCTTTCGGAGGCAAGGTTCAAAGAAGTGGAAGACTACATCTTTGGGGCCCTTGGACTAGAGGAGTCTACGAAGGAAAAGATCAAGCTGGAAGAGAAAAAGGAAACCTCATTTCAGTCATTAGCCCCTATCGATCGAGCTACTTGTAACCTTGCAGAAGGTTGCCTAGTCTTGCAGTGA